Within Scomber scombrus chromosome 12, fScoSco1.1, whole genome shotgun sequence, the genomic segment AGTTTgcaaaaaaatcagcatttacaACGGATTTACCAGCCAAATTTATAAGTAAAATAAGTGAACTGATTTGCAGCTCTCTTTTCAAGAAGTGGTCCAACATGTCACTGTGATGAACTTCAGAGCAacctaaaaagtcaaaataagtAAGGTAATCTTCACAACCTGCCAGCCCCAAAGTTGTCCTTAATGATGGCTCATTAATCATCTAGAAAccattaatacattaaatcaTTGGTTACACCTTATAAATACCTCATAAATCCACTTTACTAGAAAGTTGTTCAGTTATTCCTGATAACAGCTATCACAGAACACTGAATTATTCTTTTCCCCTCCTGTATCGTCCCAGATGTTGCTCACTTTCCCCATACCTGGTACCACCCCCAATCATCTCCTCGCTTCACTTTGACAGTAGATGTTTTCATTCTTTCCGACCAGGTGAGGGTGTCTCGTATGTTACCTATAACTGTCAGCCCTGCAATTATGGGATTTGAGCTCCTAGAACAAGGCTTGGGGGCCCAGGGCAGGGTTTGGTGTGTACGTACTAGGGAGGCCCTAAGGCCACGGTGTGGGCTGTGATGTGAAGTGTGAGTCAGAGAAAGGAGTGACAGGAGTAGCCACTGGCAAGACAGTGCCCAAAGGGAGAGTGTGTCACGTCCAGATCAATGCATTAGTCAGCCAAACATTCGCAGGCAAGCTCTCTGCATTTCCCTGACATTGATATGtggaacatttattttggcatcTACCAGTGTAatgcaaatatgacaaaaaaagaatagtGCCAAGAAGGTTTCTTTTATCatagtgttttcattttgcatgcAGGTTATCACTGCTCCTGTAGTATGCCGactctaaaacacacaaaggcacacattCAGGCACAAGACAGACACATTCCAGCAGCAGtatcacagaaacacaaacaggagtGTGTGTACAGACACTGCAGCACATTCCAAGGGGGACGCTGTAGCGTTGCACACATGTTGCGATGGCCTCTTTGTCTCTGGGTCACGGAGCTGTGGTGAGTGACCACCTTTTTAGCTCCCCGCCTTGTTTGTTTTCCAAAGACAGTGTCATCAATTCTCTAACAAGGAGCTAGACACAGCAACAACACGGAGCACAGGACCTCCCTGTCGCTCCCTGTGTAGTCCAATGACTGATGGAGCATGCATGCAGTAACAGACATCAGCGCTGTGTGCCTGACTACATTCCAAcaagtgtatttatgtgtagGTCTGCACACCTTTGTGCGCTTGGTTTGATATTATGACAAtctgggtgtttttttgttttttttgtttttttgtcagtaatgATCATAAGATATTGTGCAtgcaaaaacactcaaaatgtaCACACAAGAAAGGACCAGGAATACTGTATGCACACCTGGATCCCACTATTAGTGCCTGTATGATCAAAGAAAAGCGTTTGATTGAACAGAAGCTACTTGGATTAGTGTATTCAAAtgaaattcaaatttaatttttcAGATAATACAATAATTACTATGGAAAATGCAAATCCTCAGACATCCCATCTCTAACACACCCTTGGTTATCTACATTTGAAGTGGAAATACATGAATGTCCCACTGGCAACCACACTATTTCCACAGTTAAAGTACTGTGTTAATATCAGTTCATACTCATACatgacatacacacaaaaagtaacttaaaggaatagttttgggaaatatttttgggaaatacagCTGTTATCTCATGTCAGGAATTATATAAGAAGAATGGTATCAGTCTTCTCACCTAACTCTTGGTAAATCATAGTAATTCCCAAAATGTGAACTACTCCTTTAATAATAACCTTTATTTACATTGAATTCTTCTAAATAAAGTTACAATATTTCAACGTATTTATAAATGGATCTGCATATTTGATCCGAGATGTGACTTTTGGCAAGTATTATAATATCTAAAAAGGTCAGCTAATATGCTTGTCACTCACTGTTTTGCACTGCCAGGCTGAAATGGGTGGAACCTCAAACACAAGGTCTACAGTATGTTATTCTAATTGATTGATGTTGTCTTTTGGCTTGCTCAGCCTCTCCAGACCTCAACTTTATACAAATATGCATGCTaagaaacaaagacaggaagaggaagagtcaTGACTGAATTTTCACCCTCACTGCTCATTTTTGTCTGCATAAAtggtcaaagaaaaaaagagagaggcaaCGAGAACCCTGATTATATCTGCTGGGATGTGTAATGATGTAATATTCGATCTAATAGGGATATTATCTTTTTGCACCTTCCTATCTAGGGAAGTTCAGGGACAGTTACAAACCAGGGATTCAGGAGAACGGATGCCTGCAAACACTGGAGCTTGGACCAAAGTCCTCCAGTTGAAGGACATGTTCATCATGCTAACATGCAGCCTCAACTTTGCCAATGGCAATCCGTATTAGCAGAAATCAAGCTCACTGGAACAATATTGCTTGGTATTTCTAACCgtaattatttacaaaaattgaacttttaaacATAGGGAGTCAGAGTGTTGCCAAAACAAGCTGTCACTTTGATAAAGATACCACTCTGGTTGCTATAGAGACAGTAGCATTTTCTCACAAGGATGTTTACCTCATGAAGCCAGGATGCATGCATGCTTTTATTTCACAGCAACATTGTCTCTCCCAGGAGAGCCATTACAGCCATGAGTAAGCTAGAGAACATCCCTCCAGAAGCAAGCTGAACTTGATCCAACCTTTCggtatttttaaaatcattttaccCAGCGCCAGCCAAGTAGGACAGAGCATACGATAAGCTAAAAAGAATACTAAAGGCCCACACATCCTTTTCGCTGAGAATCCTCCTCCCTGCAATATCTTTATCTACATGACCCGTGTGGCAGCGGAGAGGATAAGCATATTTAGGTTGCATGTTTCCTCCACAAACTACATTCCCAACACCGTAGATCATAGACATTACAACCCTTACATCCCCCTGTTAGCGCTCatgtatacaaacacacacctgctggGGCAAGGCCGTCTGGGAGAGAATTACAGCAGGCTAATTTATGAGACCCGAGGGAGTGCAAAGGGCAGGGGACCCAGACTGCCCTGACctcacttcctcctctcatAGCCTCCATGTTGATACATAGATCAGGGCTTTTGgttctcaaaaacacacaaactagtAAAACTTGGTCAGGGCTGAGGGATTTTTGCACCATACAAGTTACCTATCACCTTGTGGAATATTTGGCACTTTGAGAGCCGAAGGCTAGCGGATGAGAAGGGGGTTTTACTAAAAATCTGGCCCCAGGCTTGCCTCTGGCCTCCTCATTTCCTCCAGTGAGAAGGCACTGTCATCCGTCACTCGGGCCCAGGCAGGGGTACAATAGCGCAGTCTAGGTCCTGGCTACTGACACCATCACATGGGCTGCTGATAAGACTCACCTTCCGGGACCCAGAACTGAGCCATTACTGACAACACAACAGTTTGGTCCTTTGCCATTATTACTGATGACCATGAAATTAAAGGGAAAAGGAAAGCACATTATGAGCCACATGAGGCATGCACACAGTCCACATATAATTCTGCTTTCTTCTCTACATTTACAaggtcttttttcccccctcatcaCTTCCATATTAAAACATGCTGGAGAAAAGCTATCACACCCTATCTTGGACGCACACAACATGGAAAACAAATCATGCACTCACACTTAAGCTAATCTATTTTCCTAATCCTAATGCAGCTATGTACTGTTGTTATTGGCTAAGACAAATGGATAGTCATACTTCAGATCCTCATCACACATCTTGGCTGTTATAGTAACACCTGTAAACAACCTCCTCCTTTGTAGAAAGACGTTAAGTGCTCCTGTACAAAACTCTGTCAAGTCATAATACCAAACATCCTTTCTTTcaatacacatgcatgcatgagGCCTGTACGGTGCACCCACAGACACTACAACGTGTTGATGCTTTATTTACTAGTGCGGTAAAACCATCAGATACCACTCCCCTCTTGGCTTTACAGGAGCACATGCAGACCACAGGGGAAAGATAATTACAGTCATTACCAAGTCATCAACTTCCATGTTGTGTTCAAGGATCTGCCGTCTTTAAAGAACATTCAACCCTGCATCCCAAAAGTGGAATGGTTTTCTGAGTTTGAAACCACTGATATGACTATACACCTGCCACTCTGCACTGCAGAAGACACTGCTTCAACAGGTTTGCCTGCCAGAGATatggagagaaaagggggaaCAAGAAGAAACTTGTCCAGCACCTCCTGGCAGGCCACCAATTTTAAAGAACTCACCAGAGAGTGAATTAAGAGGATGATTGAAATGCGAATGGGTGGAAAGTATCAATATCCAACAAATTAAGCTCCTTGTATTCATCTTGTTCAGAGTTCTGCAGCCTATTCGTGCTGACCTCACTGTGGGTTTGACCTTACCCAGCTTATCACGATGATTCggagatgaagatgatgtaTTGGAGAGGCGCATTCATCACCGAGCAGATCCTTGACACTCCCGGGGAGTCTGGGTTTTGTTACAGGCAGGAAACAGACCCTTCCGCTCCGTAAACACGCTTCTCTGCTTGGCCACTATTCGGGTTTGGCGGTGGCACGCGAAGACCACCGATGATGGTCAGTTGAGGACTCGCGCCAGCTAAATGCGCGCGGGAGTGTTTGGGGCTGTAGCTAATAAGGCCATTAGTGCGTAACCTGCGTCTCTGACCCGTGACTTTTTTAATTGTCGTGATAAGACAAGAAGTTACCTCATCTGAATGAATCTTAGCTTGACAAATGACCCTGAGCTTTAGTCCTATACACCCGAGTTTAATGCAACAAATAATAATTTGCACTTAAATACATAAGACTCTCTCTTTTTCGCCATTATGTAACATACATTGTTTGGTTGTCTCTTTGAATAATTGCACTAAATAAACAGGACTTGGTAGGCCAAAATATTTAGGAAATACTTTGGCTCGATTTACTGCATTTGCAGTAAACCTAACTCGTGCAAAATCACCCTAAACGGCCCGAAAATGACCAATGATTGTCCTTACAAGTAAATTCTAACGAAGAGTGTCATGTGTCACTGTTTTCAGCAGTTTACCAGCAGGACGTCAACTCAAATGACCAGGCAaaatctccttttctttttgcgGGGGGCTCATTTGAAATTGCTAAATCCTTGTATACACTAATGCCTATTTTCTCCCTAGACCCTAATTCCTTTCCCTGCTTTTTCAATACACTTAAACGGCCCGTTTTAAAGACACGGGTCTTCAGAAGAGGGGAAGACGCTGACCTAATCTAAACAGCGCCTTGTTGATGGTGAGCGGATGAGATTATGTCGGCGAACCCTCCTTCTCTTAACACACGTTTAGGAGCAATGGGCCTCCAGAGCCTGGCGCCTGCACTTGGCCACAGATAGGCGACCGGCAGAGAGGTGTCCCGTTTCAGGAGATTTGCACTCTGACACTCAGGtaaaatgaagcaaaacaaTCATTAAGACTTCTTTTTTGATAGAATTTTTAGAATACTGTAAATCGGCAAAAGAAGCCACAGTTGAACCAAACTAAGGACATTTCCTTGTTTACTACATACAGCGTAATTCTTTTAAACAGGTGACATTATTGTAATAATTGTTATTAGTTGTACTATAATTGCAGCAATTTATCGAATAATCTATCTTGTGGCGACACTTCATTTCTTAAGGGACTCGAAGGATTTTTTCCCCTGTAAGTTATTCTATTAATTGTCGGACATGATAGTTATTTTCAACATcgtaatattctgtttttttccggGGATACTGTCACGGGAAAGTATCGTGGCCACATTCTTtaaaagatttgaaaaaaagcTAACACAACTTTCTCAAAATAAGGAGACATAAATACACGACACAGCCTTAAAATATATGCCTCATTTCTCCTTGGGTTGCCAATTTTTATCTCATTTCCCACAGTCGCGGCACATTATCTTATCCATGGATTGCCGAGACAGGAAAGGAAGATATGCCTAATCTGAAAACCACCGTAGTGATGATGGGAAGAGCTGTGATGCACTGGGACCATCCAACAGATAATAAGTGGGATTCGAGTTTAAATAAACTCAACCAATTACTTATGCTATATTTGCTACACATTcttattatatacatttttggtgTTGCTTTCGTCtgggaaaacaaaaatgtaatgtgatcaAATCTCCTTTAACAGCCTGAAGGGAGTCGTTAATATAATTTCATAAATTTTGTATATATGTCTTCCTGACATAcacagagaaagggagagagagagggagagagagaaagagagagagagagagagaatgagaagcTGGCTCTATCAATCCCTCCCCCGTTTCAGGACGTCACTGAAAGGGAGAGGACAGCATCTTGGCTGACCCAGCTCTTTCCCTAGATAACTGAATTCAGCCAACCGAACAGGAtcgacctctctctctctccccctttctctctcagccATCCAGCCGTACACACACAACTAAAAGAGAGGGATGTCACAGCTGAAAGAAAGCCAGTCCCTCTCGATCTGCATGAAAAACAAGCAGCGCTCGACCATTCTTCACGCTTACGCACGGGGTATTTATTTCGTTTACGCGCGCACCGAAGACAAATTGGTCCAATTTTGGGCCTGTTGACTATTTGCTATCTATCAGCTCTCAGTTGGTGGTAATAATGCTTCCAAGTCCGGTCATAACTTCTTCCACCACGCCTTTTTCTGTGAAGGACATTCTGAAGttagagctgcagcagcaatCTCAGCAGCACCAGCTCCAGTTTATCTCCTGCCTCGGTCTCTCCGGTGCGCTCTCACAACCGGGACCTTTCTCAAACAAACCGTTCCGCTCCCATTCACCGCCGTCCTGCATGTTGGCCGGCAGGGATAGTCCAAGCCCCATCAGCTCCGGCCTGTCGGAGAGCGAGGAGAGACTGTCGTACCTCAACGCGCTGACTGTACAGGACCGACTGGCGGAGTCTGGTCTGCCAGTGGAGATGTTCAGCAACCCGGCGCAAAACCACTCAGACCTGCGGCTGGAGACCGAACAGGAAGACAGCAGTGAGTACACAGTCTAACGATAAAGGTGTTCGTTCAGATGATGATAATAGCTGTAGTTATTATTGGGAGCAATATAAAAAATTTCAAAGACCCAGATTATTGAAAACTTGCATTAAACTCTGAAAGATCTCTCTTTTGTAGAAACTTGCAGCAAATTTTCCAAACCCACTTTAAtcgacattttgggaaaaaataaatacaagaagATACAACATTGTTGATTTACGCATGAATTACAATACAATGATCAACTGCACATAGCCTACGGTATCAAATAAGAATATTCCTCAataatgttatatttgttttgtttctatggataaaataaatgcattcatACAATGTCGCTTATTGTTTGCTCTGGAATGATATTACAACtaaaatttatattttaaaaaaatattattattaattatataggcctatatatatatttatatggaGTGCTACACTTTGCACAATTGACGCCCACCAGAAATGTAATTCCAGTCTACATTTAACGCTAACTACTTAAATTACTGTGCATAAAACTTGCAGGCATTTAAATCTTGTTTACATCTgtactgttttatttaactttaaaaagtcacaaaaccacattttaaactaaactacttaaattaaatgtatttctggTTCTTGGTTTAGTATTTCTTATATTTACCGTGAAATGATTGCACATTTAATCGCCATAGAAATTTCAGTGTGAATTAGATTTACCTGAACATGCATGCTTATTAAGCTGCCTAAAATGTATTCTGAATTCAATTTCAATTAACTTTGTAAGCACTTCAAAACTTCTGAATGTATTTACTGACATAttcagttattatttttaaaggcTGGTGTGTTCATTTCTTATTCAGTGCACTTTCACTTTTTCTGCCAAAGTTTGAATAATAACTACATTTTTACAGGTCAATATTATGAAAAACATCATCTGAAATAATATACAGgataaatcttctttttttttaaactaccaaaaaatatttgctgaagaaaaaacattttctcacaatTTTTTAGGactgactttaaaataaatatcctGAAGTAGACATCAGTGTCCATTAATTAGAAAATCGTGTATTGTGCgataaatgttgaaaaattGATCAAACATAATGagcaattaaaaatgtttccctTTTGGTCTTCAAGCAGAAAGCTGCGGTGCGTTGCGGGCTGAATGTGAGGACGCAGACTCGGAGAAGCCCGCCACTAAACAGCAGAGGACCAGGAGGAAACCTCGCGTCCTCTTCTCCCAGGCTCAGGTGTTCGAGCTGGAGCGGCGGTTCAAGCAGCAGCGCTACCTGTCTGCCCCGGAGAGAGAGCACCTGGCCAGCTCGCTGAAACTCACCTCCACCCAGGTCAAGATCTGGTTCCAGAACAGGAGGTACAAATGCAAGAGGCAGCGGCAGGACAAGACTCTTGAGATGGCAggccatcaccatcaccaccatcatcatccacCTCCACCGCCTAGGAGGGTAGCTGTGCCGGTGCTGGTCCGGGACGGGAGGCCTTGTCTGACTGGATCCCAAAACTATAACACCTCTTACACAGTCGGAGCTCCTAACCCGTACAGCTACAATGGCTATCCGGCCTACAGCTACAACAACTCAGTGTATACTAACACTTACTCTTGTACTTATTCCAGTCTACCTGCTCTGCCACCCAGTAACACAACTGCAAATGCGTTGATGAACATGAATTTGGGGAATCTTGGAGCACAGACGCAAAGCCAGGCTCAGCAAGGACCAGTGGTCACACCCTGTCAAGGAACTCTGCAGGGCATCCGGGCATGGTAGCGCAGTTTTTACGTACAATCACAGTTTGAGGGGACCTCTCTGGTATCGCTGAATGGACTCAAGCCTGTACAGTATATCTGTTCAACTAATGctatgaaagcacatttaagaACTCTAAAGACAAATACATGGCGGCTTCCTGACGGGCCTTCAAGGAAACTGTTGACTGAGATACAAACTatacacagatttttttctgagCCTCAATGTTTATAAAACGTATTAAAACTGCTGTTGGAAATTTGATTGTTGGACTGAATGTTGCCGATAAGACTGTGCGTAATTTGGCCTATTAAGGATCAAAATGGACCGTATTAACGATTCCATTAAAAACACACGTGCTTTTATCAATGGCCTTAAGAATGACAGTAATTATTGAACCAAGTGGACCCATTCAATAGCCTCCCTCCTGCAGTTTTATCAAgtattatgttgtttttcatttttaacatgctGCGTGACTTATGTTTGGCCAGTAACCTTTACTATGAAACAAAGTGAGTGACGTGGAGTGGTAAATTACTTGATTAAAACGGACGCTTGTTTAAAaggactgtttttttaatgaaatgatgatgataattattaCTGATAaggaaatgaaaacatacaacaaacaTAATGGCACACATCTCATGCTGtgctttgatgtgtgtgtgtgtgtgtgtgtgtgtgtgtgtgtgtgtgtgtgtgtgtgtgtgtgtgtgtgtgtgtgtgtgtatgtgagagagagagagagagagagagagagagagagagagagagagagagagagagagaaatttgTGATTTCTCCCATTCACTTTCATTCATAAAGGcttattaaaatgtgaaatatatataaataaaaatatgaataaaaaaaaacaaaatatacatatatgataATGGATTTCTTATTAATGCATCGTTCCAGGTTTTATTTAGAGCCGGCACGTTATTGCATTTTAAGACGTTAATTATCAGAATATGGATAGGagactcaaataaataaataaatgctttggGTTAGTTATCGCAGATACGTAGTTTTAAGTCGTTTTCTGAAGCCAAGCAAGCATTTTCTTTTCCTGTGAGAAAGCTTGCAGACTTTGGTCTGAGACAAGAACCAGAAACAGTGAGAATGTAGCTAATGTCCGGTCAGGATTCAGAGATGGACATTAACCAGACTGCCGCATCCTCAGGGCCCACAGAGCAGCATATAAACTCCCAAAGCTTTGGATAATAAATAttattggatttattttttccttgttGATGCATGACGCTGAAATATATcattttccagaaaaa encodes:
- the nkx2.3 gene encoding homeobox protein Nkx-2.3, which gives rise to MLPSPVITSSTTPFSVKDILKLELQQQSQQHQLQFISCLGLSGALSQPGPFSNKPFRSHSPPSCMLAGRDSPSPISSGLSESEERLSYLNALTVQDRLAESGLPVEMFSNPAQNHSDLRLETEQEDSKSCGALRAECEDADSEKPATKQQRTRRKPRVLFSQAQVFELERRFKQQRYLSAPEREHLASSLKLTSTQVKIWFQNRRYKCKRQRQDKTLEMAGHHHHHHHHPPPPPRRVAVPVLVRDGRPCLTGSQNYNTSYTVGAPNPYSYNGYPAYSYNNSVYTNTYSCTYSSLPALPPSNTTANALMNMNLGNLGAQTQSQAQQGPVVTPCQGTLQGIRAW